One window of the Methanomassiliicoccaceae archaeon DOK genome contains the following:
- a CDS encoding Hsp70 family protein, with protein sequence MKVGIDLGTTYSAVARYDRNSNKPIMIPNAFGKEITPSVICFLDDGDILVGEDAKDMQSNGTGVNAAAFKRNMGDGSIAVSFNGKDYTSEDLSAMLLKHLIADAEKATGEKIDEAVITVPAYFNDFQRTATIRAGESCGVKVPKIINEPTAAAISYGYKHSSDKTVMVYDLGGGTFDVTIVRISKGNIEVVGTEGNHILGGKDWDAAIVKYVCDQFIDEFDVDPRDDLPTKNELIVAAEGYKKTLSIAESVTIPLNYDGYSAKYTLTRDEFESMTEHLLVATKDVCVDLIQDLGMSWTDIDEILLVGGSTRMPSVARFLKDLTGREVIAHSDTDLAVAKGAAITAELYCSNATGLRAMQIADVTAHSLGILSVSQDGKKFVNEIMIKRNSKVPCTVRRQFTIKKGNVTDKIEVFTLQGESRVPLDCNVLAKVVISGFYNRGQGVIVDIEYNYDENGVVNITAFQDGEPLQVEAQPVPEDIRWMGGSPRDRPSDEAILKNIAICVDLSRSMDGEPIEAAKQSIRDFVNTLQDRDTYFALIGFGDKIKVVQELSNDPRTILGSIDDLKVKMVGRGTDASPLDVARSMLARPGVGIIVVLTDGIWGKRDKAVEQAMGCRSDNITIIAVGLGEADTSFLRQIATVDDGALFTTIDRLGDTFGTIATAITSGNMGLSVREGGPGRTNLSEHE encoded by the coding sequence ATGAAGGTTGGAATAGACCTCGGAACAACGTACTCTGCAGTTGCAAGATATGACAGAAACTCCAACAAACCGATTATGATTCCCAACGCCTTCGGAAAGGAGATCACCCCCTCTGTGATATGCTTCCTCGACGACGGCGACATTCTCGTGGGCGAGGACGCCAAGGACATGCAGTCCAACGGAACCGGAGTCAATGCCGCGGCTTTCAAGAGGAACATGGGAGACGGATCCATCGCGGTCAGCTTCAACGGAAAGGACTACACCTCCGAGGACCTGAGCGCCATGCTCCTCAAGCACCTCATCGCCGATGCCGAGAAGGCCACCGGCGAGAAGATCGACGAGGCAGTCATCACGGTCCCCGCCTACTTCAACGACTTCCAGAGGACCGCCACCATCCGCGCCGGCGAGTCCTGCGGCGTCAAGGTCCCGAAGATCATCAACGAGCCCACCGCGGCCGCGATCTCGTACGGGTACAAGCACTCCTCCGACAAGACCGTCATGGTCTACGACCTGGGAGGAGGAACCTTCGACGTCACCATAGTCAGGATCAGCAAGGGGAACATCGAGGTCGTCGGAACCGAGGGGAACCACATCCTCGGAGGGAAGGACTGGGACGCTGCCATCGTCAAATACGTCTGCGACCAGTTCATCGACGAGTTCGACGTGGACCCCAGGGACGACCTCCCCACAAAGAACGAGCTCATCGTCGCCGCGGAGGGATACAAGAAGACGCTGTCCATCGCCGAGAGCGTCACGATCCCCCTGAACTACGACGGCTACAGCGCAAAGTACACCCTGACCAGGGACGAGTTCGAGTCCATGACCGAGCATCTCCTCGTGGCCACCAAGGACGTCTGCGTCGACCTGATCCAGGACCTCGGAATGTCCTGGACCGACATCGACGAGATCCTGCTCGTGGGCGGATCCACCAGGATGCCGTCCGTCGCCAGGTTCCTCAAGGACCTCACCGGCAGGGAGGTCATCGCACACAGCGACACCGACCTCGCGGTCGCCAAGGGAGCCGCCATCACGGCGGAGCTCTACTGCAGCAACGCCACCGGCCTCAGGGCCATGCAGATCGCCGACGTCACCGCCCACAGCCTCGGGATCCTCTCCGTCAGCCAGGACGGGAAGAAGTTCGTCAACGAGATCATGATCAAGAGGAACTCCAAGGTCCCCTGCACCGTCCGCAGGCAGTTCACCATCAAGAAGGGCAACGTCACGGACAAGATCGAGGTCTTCACCCTCCAGGGCGAGTCCAGGGTGCCCCTCGACTGCAACGTCCTCGCCAAGGTCGTCATCTCCGGCTTCTACAACAGGGGCCAGGGAGTCATCGTCGACATCGAGTACAACTACGACGAGAACGGGGTCGTCAACATCACCGCCTTCCAGGACGGGGAGCCCCTCCAGGTGGAGGCGCAGCCCGTGCCCGAGGACATCAGGTGGATGGGCGGAAGCCCGAGGGACAGACCCAGCGACGAGGCCATCCTCAAGAACATCGCGATCTGCGTCGACCTGTCCAGGAGCATGGACGGCGAGCCCATCGAGGCCGCCAAGCAGTCCATCCGCGACTTCGTCAACACCCTGCAGGACAGGGACACCTACTTCGCCCTCATCGGTTTCGGCGACAAGATCAAGGTCGTCCAGGAGCTCAGCAACGACCCGCGCACGATCCTCGGTTCCATCGACGACCTCAAGGTCAAGATGGTCGGAAGGGGAACGGACGCCAGCCCGCTCGACGTCGCCCGCAGCATGCTCGCCAGGCCCGGAGTCGGCATCATCGTCGTGCTGACCGACGGAATCTGGGGCAAGAGGGACAAGGCTGTCGAGCAGGCCATGGGATGCAGGTCCGACAACATCACGATCATCGCGGTCGGTCTCGGCGAGGCCGACACATCGTTCCTCAGGCAGATCGCCACCGTCGACGACGGCGCCCTGTTCACAACCATCGACAGGCTCGGCGACACGTTCGGAACCATCGCGACCGCGATCACGTCCGGCAACATGGGACTCTCCGTCAGGGAGGGCGGACCCGGACGCACCAACCTCTCCGAGCACGAGTGA
- a CDS encoding metalloregulator ArsR/SmtB family transcription factor codes for MDEELVCQAHEVHKDAVERASGFMPDPETVEQLADFFKIFGDGTRVKIMLALDAGEMCVCDISETLGMSMSAVSHQLRMLRDAHLVTSRREGRSIYYSLCDDHVKTVLETALEHVGEEG; via the coding sequence ATGGACGAGGAACTCGTATGCCAGGCACATGAGGTGCACAAGGACGCTGTCGAGAGAGCCAGCGGATTCATGCCCGACCCCGAGACGGTCGAACAGCTTGCCGACTTCTTCAAGATCTTCGGGGACGGCACCAGGGTGAAAATAATGCTGGCACTAGACGCCGGGGAGATGTGCGTGTGCGACATCAGCGAGACCCTGGGTATGTCCATGTCGGCGGTCTCACATCAGCTCAGGATGCTTAGGGACGCCCACCTCGTGACCTCGCGCAGGGAGGGGAGGTCCATCTACTACTCACTTTGCGACGACCACGTGAAGACGGTCCTCGAGACGGCCCTGGAACATGTGGGCGAGGAGGGATGA
- a CDS encoding rubredoxin, which produces MKYRCPLCGYIYDEEAEGVKFADLPDDWCCPVCGEPKSEFQPLEE; this is translated from the coding sequence ATGAAATACAGATGCCCCCTTTGCGGATACATCTACGATGAGGAGGCGGAAGGCGTCAAGTTCGCCGACCTCCCCGATGACTGGTGCTGCCCCGTCTGCGGAGAGCCCAAGTCCGAGTTCCAGCCCCTCGAGGAGTGA